From a region of the Mobula hypostoma chromosome 6, sMobHyp1.1, whole genome shotgun sequence genome:
- the LOC134347767 gene encoding small ribosomal subunit protein uS19-like: WRTQLEQKKKRTFRKFTYRSVDLDQLLDMSYEQLMQLYCARQRRRVNRGLRRKQQSPLKRLSKAEREAPPMENPEVVKTHLRDMVILPEMVGSMVGVYKGKTFNQVEIKPEMIGHYLGESSITYKPVKHGRPGIGATHSSRFIPLK; this comes from the coding sequence TGGCGGACCCAGTTAGAGCAGAAAAAGAAAAGGACCTTCAGGAAATTCACCTATCGAAGTGTGGATCTGGACCAGCTCCTTGATATGTCCTATGAACAGTTGATGCAACTGTATTGTGCTCGACAGCGGAGGCGTGTGAACAGGGGTCTGCGCCGTAAGCAGCAATCCCCCCTGAAGAGGCTGAGCAAGGCCGAAAGGGAAGCTCCACCTATGGAGAACCCAGAAGTTGTTAAGACACATCTTCGTGACATGGTTATCCTTCCAGAGATGGTTGGCAGCATGGTTGGTGTATATAAAGGCAAAACGTTTAACCAGGTTGAAATCAAGCCTGAAATGATTGGCCATTACCTTGGAGAGTCCTCCATCACCTACAAGCCAGTCAAGCACGGCAGACCTGGTATTGGTGCCACTCACTCCTCCAGGTTCATCCCTctgaagtag